GAGCGATTGGAGGACAGCGACATCAGAGATTTACTGGAATATTTGGGTGCACCGTATTCCTTTGTGGAGGTAGATGATGAATCTATAAAGATTGGATTGAAAGGTGCTCAAGCAGATGGATACATAAGGTATCTTATGACTATGGGAACCTATCGAAGAACTGTTTTCTTAAAGGAGTAATTGTGGTGATGGTTAAAGTGTTAGCAAATCTATTATAGCATTTAAGTCAGCCTCCATTTCAATAGGTTTTGAAAACTGTCTTAAGACTATATCCGGATCCTTTAATCCGTGACCAGTAGCTATACAGACAATCAATTCATCCCTATCTACTGAATCCTTCTCTGCGAGTTTTATTAGCCCAGCTATTGATGCAGCGCCAGCTGGCTCAACAAATATGCCCTCACGTTGAGCTAAAAGTCTCTGGGCGGAGAGAATCTCATTATCTGAAACTGTTTCCATAGTTCCCTTAGATTCCCTAATGGCCTTAACAGCCTTTTTCCAATTAACCGGGGATCCTATTCTTATCGCTGTGGCAATGGTTTCAGGATTCTTAACGAATTCTATTTCATTAAGTCCCCGCTTGATTAAATTAGCTATTGGCGCAGCTCCCTCAGCCTGTGTACCAATCATCTCGGGTAGTTTATCCGCTAAACCAATAGTGTACAGCTCCTTAAAGCCCTTCCATATGGCACTTATGTTCCCAGCGTTCCCAACTGGCACAATGACCTTATCCGGAACCTTATGGTTAAGCTGCTCCCATATCTCAAATGCTATTGTCTTCTGTCCCTCAAGCCTATAGGGATTTATAGAATTTAGTAGGTAGATGGGGCGTGTTAGGCAGAGCTCCTCAACAATTCTTAGGGCCT
The window above is part of the Candidatus Bathyarchaeia archaeon genome. Proteins encoded here:
- the thrC gene encoding threonine synthase — translated: MENNHYILVCIECGAEYSPSDIVYKCRRCGNLLSVEYSSEVMKPDVSVEWGTGGLSVWRYAELLPVSDRSKIVSLGEGGTSLNKCVRLGGELGLKNVYVKNEGENPTGSFKDRGMTVGVTKALELGMRRVACASTGNTSASLAAYAARAGLECIVLIPSGKVAFGKLIQAIIHGARVIQVRGNFDEALRIVEELCLTRPIYLLNSINPYRLEGQKTIAFEIWEQLNHKVPDKVIVPVGNAGNISAIWKGFKELYTIGLADKLPEMIGTQAEGAAPIANLIKRGLNEIEFVKNPETIATAIRIGSPVNWKKAVKAIRESKGTMETVSDNEILSAQRLLAQREGIFVEPAGAASIAGLIKLAEKDSVDRDELIVCIATGHGLKDPDIVLRQFSKPIEMEADLNAIIDLLTL